Proteins co-encoded in one Eriocheir sinensis breed Jianghai 21 chromosome 5, ASM2467909v1, whole genome shotgun sequence genomic window:
- the LOC126985347 gene encoding glutamate receptor ionotropic, kainate 1-like, with amino-acid sequence MAVRLKDTNAKPYLPTGRCLRVALTTWPPYVDGVNPNYTGWCIEMFDVILEELNICHEYLEPPDGLWGAQFPNGSWFGMMGMLHRREVDVAIGPFGVTLARVAVADFSVPITATDHAVLYRRPQIEPDLLGFTKPFTLVVWAGVLASLLLVTSAALGLLGLSPTPQRSEYKDTDGFYRGSPPSASSLSSSSSSSSMWNWLWGYRALLGQEVKSLRGGEGARVLAGLWLLVSFIMAIVYRSNLKAMLIVPKVRVPFDSLEELVSQRDVPWTMAFGSIVQSFFESAYEEDPESTMGRGWRGRSPLLRNAKNIIPTVMGGMAGLYTRHSSTYFMGKDFSEHGYCRLALTRGGYMAVQHSMGFPLGSPLKHVMDDMVYRMMEFGLVSKFIAKEMANTSYCLLPPGREGHIELRPLAIGDFLGVFTLYGAGVLGSLGIFAAELMRR; translated from the exons ATGGCAGTAAgattgaaggacacaaatgcAAAGCCATACCTGCCGACTGGACGGTGCCTGAGAGTGGCTCTGACAACA tGGCCGCCTTACGTGGACGGAGTAAATCCAAACTACACAGGCTGGTGCATAGAGATGTTTGACGTGATTCTGGAGGAGTTGAACATATG cCACGAGTACCTGGAGCCCCCGGATGGTCTATGGGGGGCACAGTTCCCCAATGGCTCCTGGTTCGGCATGATGGGGATGCTACACAGAAGG GAAGTGGATGTGGCGATCGGTCCGTTCGGCGTGACCCTGGCAAGAGTGGCCGTGGCGGATTTCAGCGTCCCCATCACGGCCACGGACCACGCCGTGCTGTACCGCCGACCCCAGATTGAACCCGACCTGCTGGGCTTCACCAAACCCTTCAcgctggtg gtgtgggcaggtgtgcTGGCGAGTCTACTGTTGGTGACATCTGCTGCTTTGGGTCTGCTCGGTCTCTCCCCCACTCCccaaag AAGCGAATACAAGGATACAGATGGATTTTACCGCGGctcccctccctccgcctcctccctctcttcctcctcctcttcctcctcgatgtGGAATTGGTTGTGGGGCTACCGAGCACTACTGGGTcagg AGGTGAAGAGCCTGCGTGGCGGTGAGGGCGCGAGGGTGCTGGCGGGGCTGTGGCTGCTCGTCTCCTTCATCATGGCCATCGTGTACCGCTCCAACCTCAAGGCAATGCTCATCGTGCCCAAG GTGCGTGTGCCCTTCGACTCTCTGGAGGAGCTGGTCAGCCAAAGAGACGTGCCGTGGACCATGGCTTTCGGCTCCATCGTGCAGAGCTTCTTTGAG tctGCCTACGAGGAGGACCCCGAATCTACCATGGGCCGAGGCTGGCGTGGGCGATCACCTCTCCTTCGTAATGCTAAAAATATAATTCCTACGGTCATGGGCGGAATGgcag gcCTCTACACGCGTCACTCTTCCACCTACTTCATGGGCAAGGACTTTTCTGAG catggGTACTGTCGCCTGGCACTGACTCGCGGGGGCTACATGGCAGTACAGCACAGCATGGGCTTCCCCCTCGGCTCCCCCCTCAAGCACGTAATGGATGACAT GGTGTACAGAATGATGGAATTTGGTTTGGTGTCGAAGTTCATTGCTAAGGAGATGGCCAACACCTCCTACTGCCTCCTGCCCCCGGGAAGAGAAGGCCACATCGAGCTCAGACCACTGGCTATCGGGGACTTTCTGGGGGTCTTCACCCTCTATGGAGCAG GTGTGTTGGGTAGCCTGGGAATCTTCGCGGCGGAGCTGATGAgacgctaa
- the LOC126985339 gene encoding uncharacterized protein LOC126985339, with amino-acid sequence MADTRVMKITETITAHPDFPKPGILFRDIFPVLGKPSVFQDLIDLMLERSRAKCPAIDLVVGLEARGFLFGTLLALALKVPFVPLRKKGKLPGEVKQVSFTLEYGTDIIEAQSGSIKPGQNVLIVDDLLATGGTMKAACDMVTSMGGKVALCLVCIELMDLKGREKVKHPCETIVAF; translated from the exons ATGGCAGACACAAGGGTTATGAAAATTACAGAGACCATAACGGCGCACCCTGACTTCCCCAAACCCGGAATCCTGTTCag AGACATCTTTCCTGTTTTGGGCAAACCATCAGTGTTCCAGGACCTGATTGATTTGATGCTGGAGCGTTCCCGAGCCAAGTGTCCTGCTATTGATTTGGTGGTGGGTTTGGAGGCCCGAGGGTTTCTGTTTGGCACCCTGCTGGCCCTAGCCCTCAAGGTGCCCTTTGTTCCATTGCGCAAGAAGGGGAAGTTACCAGGGGAGGTGAAACAGGTCTCCTTCACCTTGGAATATGGAACA GACATTATTGAAGCTCAGTCTGGCAGCATAAAACCTGGACAGAATGTGCTAATAGTGGATGATCTCCTTGCCACTGGAG GTACAATGAAGGCTGCATGTGACATGGTGACATCTATGGGTGGCAAAGTGGCCCTCTGTCTTGTCTGCATTGAGCTGATGGATTTGAAGGGCAGGGAAAAGGTGAAACATCCATGTGAGACCATTGTGGCATTTTAG
- the LOC126985371 gene encoding gem-associated protein 2-like, whose protein sequence is MASDSDSSDGGPLYQALPTPRVPRDFKPVAAPTSAEEYIQHVVWEARQCKGVVTVDVEEHRLNKPSPVIQKQVKASAPQGYTPSLESQQKLMAQFSKLRTHIANLRASGRIPKPPIALPGITKREEWCKLCFGNSFQVALLKQSSQDAMQPELIKGQQPLLSILLNIKQKGIENLLEWHGQWLEVLGFSESQGRWFYALLACLEKPLTPESCSRIRHIAMMCAKIRASLESADHPHLSQLNVIICIVARYFCQEDLVDH, encoded by the exons ATGGCCAGTGACAGTGACAGCTCCGACGGGGGGCCACTCTACCAGGCCCTGCCCACCCCCAGGGTGCCCAGAGACTTCAAGCCAGTTGCTGCCCCCACCTCAGCAGAAGAGTATATACAGCATGTTGT GTGGGAAGCTCGGCAGTGCAAGGGAGTTGTGACGGTGGATGTGGAGGAACACAGACTCAACAAACCTAGTCCTGTGATTCAG AAACAAGTCAAAGCCTCAGCACCACAGGGCTATACTCCTTCCTTGGAAAGTCAACAGAAGCTCATGGCACAGTTTTCCAAGTTACGAACACACATTGCAAACCTCCGAGCATCAGGAAGAATACCTAAGCCTCCTATTGCTTTG CCAGGCATCACAAAGCGGGAAGAATGGTGCAAACTGTGCTTTGGCAACAGCTTTCAAGTGGCTCTTCTGAAGCAGTCAAGCCAGGATGCTATGCAGCCAGAGTTAATCAAGGGCCAGCAACCCTTACTCAGCATACTCCTCAACATTAAGCAG AAAGGAATTGAGAACCTGCTTGAGTGGCATGGCCAGTGGTTGGAGGTGCTGGGGTTCTCAGAGTCACAGGGCCGCTGGTTCTATGCCCTGCTGGCCTGCCTGGAGAAGCCACTCACACCCGAGAGTTGCTCACGGATCAGACACATTGCCATGATGTGCGCCAAAATTAGAGCTTCTCTG GAATCAGCTGACCATCCCCATCTCTCTCAGCTCAATGTGATCATTTGTATAGTGGCACGTTACTTTTGTCAAGAGGACCTCGTTGACCACTAA